DNA sequence from the Cydia fagiglandana chromosome 12, ilCydFagi1.1, whole genome shotgun sequence genome:
CCTTTGGAATATTATGGAACATCCAACATACTAATATTActgatataatataatacacaCTACAGGGTATCGCGTTTAATACGGAACATAGggccccacatctggcgtctttcgagcgtcggcgtctacaattctatggccgacgtcgacgcaacgtcgacgcagcgtcgacgcaactgcgcagcgacgtcattttccataacgctggaccgacgccgacagacgccgacgctcgaaagacgccagatgtggcgGGGCCCATAGGATGGCAAATTATAGAGAGGACCTTAAGAGCTACCGATTTCATTCCCTTGTATGAACATTAAAAATTAATGGTTAAGTACAGAAATTTTACGCTACCTACTAAAAAGTAAATTTTAACAACCGAACTGGTTAACAATGAAATCGACGATTACGTTTTCTTTAGTGAGctacgttttttagggttccgtacccaaagggcacaacgggaccctattactaatacttcgctgtccgtccgtccgtccgtcaggctgtatctcacgaaccgtgatagctagacagttgaaattttcacagatgatgtatttctgttgccgctataacaacaaatactaaaaacagaataaaataaagatttaagtggggctcccatacagcaaacgtgatttttgaccaaagttaagcaacgtcgggcgtggtcagtacttggatgggtgaccgttttctttttgcatttttttccgtttttttttgttttatggtacggaaccctacgtgcgcgagtccgactcgcacttgcccggttttcttaAATACCTACTGTAAAAGTGATGCCAGATTATTCTGGAAATTAACagttataattttattcacatttatTTCATCTTCTCCAATCATGTCAATGTGAATAAATCTTACCCAATCATTGCATTCCttctaaaaaaaattcaatttatttataatacagAAAAGAATATCCACTCAAAACCCAGCGCGTGATAAGGAGCTGCCCTGTACATTGACCCGAGCTGTTTGCCCTAAGAATTAGAGCTCTACTGCCGCCTCTGCTCATTAGCTTGTCACGTTTAGCACCTTCTTGGAATTTCTTGTCTACACTTTATTCCGTATTTTCCGTTTTCGCTCTTATGGCGAAAAGATTAGAGTTGGTTCTGCAACGAGGCGGTTGAGTGATTTTCGGTTTTTGAATAAGAGGATTGCATGGCTTAATTCCGCTCGGTGGGAAAAGTTGCAAGTCATGgtttaaacattaaataatttgtatttaaatatttacaaaactttTCACTCAAATTTCATTATTTGAGggttaaatattatattgtaagGTCCTTGATGTAAAGGCGTAACATTTTGGTAAAATCTTTTACAACATTTAATTCAAAGCGTGTTTATTTGATGCGTACGGCCCAAAGTGTTAAATTCATTGCATGTGGTTTAAATTCGGTACAATGTTGAACTGGCTACGTTGAGCTATACCATGACACTGACAATATTAGTTTAAAAGCCATTATTTGATTTTTGACTTCTATTTGTGACCAATTTGCAATCCAcacaatatgtacatatattacgTTGtcatagtttaatttattttaatttcttatTAATCCTCTTCGTTATTGCCCTCACGTATTTTACTACAAAATACTACCATAAAATCATACATAAAATaccataaaacataattatatttacaatcaACATAATGTTATTACctacaataaataatttcaattaaTAATGAATATCTACATAATTTTATGCTGTTATGCTGTTATGCTTAAATCCTCGCATTCTGGGTACAATTCCGCACAGTCATTACGCGTGTTATGTGCTTTGTCATATTCCAATAAGTCTTCAACCGTTTCTCCTTTTGGCAACCTGGAAATATATTTAAAGCATCAAAATTAccaatgtcccactgctgggcacgaGTTTCCTTTTGTAAAGAGTTTTCCAGTTTTGGACTCGtaatgtaaaatattgtatcctTATAGCAAGTAGGTTTATTCCATTATCCGATATTATCATATTTAGTGTCACTGTAAAGGTGCGTGTGTCGGTGGGTGTGTAGGTCTGTTTGTGATGTTTTTTCAGTGGTGTTGCAACTATTGAGTCATTTTTATCGATGAGAGAGTCAAtccatttatatttatgtatgatGATGTTGAGCTGATTAGCTGTgagattttataatttaaacgtTTTACTAGAaacaataaatgtatttattgaaataaaatccaCATGATTTTCAAAAGTGTATATACCTATACCATGCAAAAATAAATGGCTAACAAAATGAAAATTGCTAAACTCCAAAACTCAGTTTAACGTTGTTAAACCGGTTAAAACTCTCAAATAGTTTAAGCGAACTTACGTGAACGTTGCCGTGAATAATTCTTGCAGGAAGGTTCCTTGTTCCCCGTGGGCCTTCGCTTTGCCGGCGTCGCATAataatctgaacacgcactcgcGGCCAGAATACCCGTacctgaaaataatttaaaatcggAGGGTTTTCTGAGGACTtaacataataatttataataattaataaccccgtctcatagtccacccaaacttcaatctatagaccggtatactgttcactttttctacaatagtcccaatgcctgctgagaccaattcatgggtgtctatagttgcacctgtgaacgggttccagcaggcgtcctacatgacataaaagctctccaaggggcctctacgtgttggatctgtgtccccacgcaagcctatcaaaaaaaccgggattataggcccgtgatatccaaggagataccAATAAtaattaggcccacttgcatcattccacCAACCAAGGTTACCAGCACAATTTTACACTAGGTTAATGGTATAACCGCTTAACCATGGGTAAGTGGGACGGTGTAAGTGGCCCTTATACACACAGAAACAAAAATGACTAAATGTTGAAAAacctgtattttatttagtcataGTTTTTTACTGCCTATTTAAAACGAAGACAGGTAAAAagctaaaataaaaactaaaatgtaGATGGGTTTCTTAACGTGACGATTGTACAGGATGGCCCAAATATACATAGACGACATtattttaggaatatttttcaTACGTAGGACACATCTTTtgcaaaagtaaataaaaattgaaACTATTAACATTATGGAATTAAATAAGCTatgatatttaaatataataattatatatttataaaaaattgtCAACCCGTTTTTCAGcctgtacactggcgttcaaaagtgcatggacatgtttcaaccgtaatattaaggcattacggtcgacatctatccatgcacttttgaacgccattcGCCAAGGTACATTCTTTGGAATTAGACGGACGATCAAAGCCAAttattaaggttttttttagaCGTTGTTACATGTTTTGTACGAATTTCCATTGGCTCGGtgaaaaataatgttaaaactGCATAGTACAACGCACTTACGCTTCAAATAAAGTCTCCAACTTTTTATACAGACTGTGCCTGCCGCTTCTATGGAAATGTGCACTCGCCCCGTCCAACTTCTCTAGATAGCTCCTGGACTTCTGCAATTCATGCATTTTCTTTATGAAAACTTGCTTCTTTATGCTAATATTTTCATCCTCGTTATTTTGAAT
Encoded proteins:
- the LOC134669291 gene encoding uncharacterized protein LOC134669291; protein product: MDVGESKILSRRKRYLIFPDGSSLQLVFCTQNHGYLQLGDIVWIGNTAALAWMLPTDPSIFGYFRHQLKEPYNIRRQDNNKHIYYLDEDGKLVAKVPYKRKPIINPAFAKRSIQNNEDENISIKKQVFIKKMHELQKSRSYLEKLDGASAHFHRSGRHSLYKKLETLFEAYGYSGRECVFRLLCDAGKAKAHGEQGTFLQELFTATFTLPKGETVEDLLEYDKAHNTRNDCAELYPECEDLSITA